Proteins encoded in a region of the Penaeus vannamei isolate JL-2024 chromosome 30, ASM4276789v1, whole genome shotgun sequence genome:
- the LOC113824926 gene encoding carbohydrate sulfotransferase 11-like, which translates to MRHTCLPRDSQVITPFHKKRVLVLIKRWLLEMWRSKRNLGLLTVAFVTAHIIILARHSLLFNARIQSSLSDNVVGLDPHARETNYMARRAARVRDACLIFKENLLIQYAHLLKTDETWSALNASLWINKDVLVDRKSRLAWCKIPKVASTSMVHALLRVLGEEHYVAELEIGRLHTTLRRLMPSPRPDEDLVDFTSFLVVRHPFQRILSAYRDRLLDKAPLSKFRSFKIRYGREIIERYRLEEQPVEYSEVPTFGEFVEYLLDTPPWEYNEHWQPYYLICTPCHHRYNIVMHLESLREDTRYLVDLTGLPQLAPKQVHGTREDLLPNPVDWEGKRDPLPKGVQFKAGEKVGYGGAQRSSDHRPASFEAAFFREINLQQLQRLYQIYEIDFFMFGYDISPYDTFVNK; encoded by the exons ATGCGTCACACTTGCTTACCAAGGGACTCGCAAGTGATTACTCCCTTTCATAAAAAAC GAGTATTAGTTCTTATCAAGCGGTGGCTGCTAGAGATGTG GCGATCCAAGCGCAATCTGGGGCTCCTGACGGTCGCGTTTGTGACGGCGCATATCATCATCCTGGCCAGACACTCCCTCCTTTTTAATGCAAGAATTCAGTCGTCTTTGTCCGATAATGTGGTCGGATTG GACCCCCATGCCAGAGAGACCAACTACATGGCCAGAAGAGCAGCGAGAGTCCGGGACGCGTGTCTTATCTTCAAGGAGAATCTCCTTATTCAATATGC CCATCTTTTGAAGACAGACGAAACCTGGAGCGCCCTCAACGCCTCCTTGTGGATAAACAAAGATGTTCTTGTGGACCGCAAAAGCCGCCTAGCCTGGTGTAAG ATCCCGAAGGTGGCCTCTACGTCTATGGTCCATGCTCTCCTGCGCGTGCTAGGTGAGGAGCACTACGTAGCAGAGCTCGAAATAGGAAGGCTACACACCACGCTGCGACGTCTGATGCCTTCCCCGCGCCCGGATGAAGACCTGGTTGACTTCACCTCCTTTTTGGTGGTCAGACATCCCTTCCAGAGGATCCTATCAGCATACAG AGATCGGCTATTGGATAAAGCGCCCCTTTCGAAATTCCGGTCCTTTAAAATACGTTATGGCCGTGAGATCATCGAAAGATATCGCTTAGAAGAGCAGCCAGTGGAGTACAGCGAAGTTCCCACCTTCGGGGAGTTCGTCGAATACCTCCTGGACACGCCACCGTGGGAATACAACGAGCACTGGCAACCGTACTACCTGATCTGCACGCCTTGCCACCACCGCTACAACATCGTCATGCACCTTGAGAGTCTGCGAGAGGACACGCGGTACCTCGTCGATCTCACGGGCCTTCCGCAGTTGGCGCCGAAGCAGGTTCACGGCACCAGGGAGGATCTGCTTCCGAACCCCGTCGACTGGGAAGGGAAGCGCGATCCATTACCTAAGGGTGTGCAGTTCAAGGCAGGAGAGAAAGTGGGCTATGGCGGGGCCCAACGGTCAAGTGATCACAGGCCAGCGAGTTTTGAGGCTGCATTCTTTAGAGAAATTAATCTGCAGCAGTTGCAGAGGCTTTACCAAATTTACGAAATTGATTTTTTCATGTTTGGGTATGATATTAGTCCATATGACACTTTTGTTAACAAATAA